The following are encoded in a window of Thermococcus sp. CX2 genomic DNA:
- the hisS gene encoding histidine--tRNA ligase, with amino-acid sequence MRIEKVKGTRDLLPEEMAKRRWVFERIRDVFERYNFHEILTPTFEYTALFQLRSGEEVVEQLYAFEDKGGRNLSLRPDMTSSVARLFVNQFQNAPKPVKWYYIANMFRYEEPQSGRYREFWQAGVELIGSDKVEADAEVIALLVESYLATGLREFTVNIGDRILLDEFAKMLGVSDDVGLMRLIDKKDKMSREDFIGSLREFGLSDEGIEKVLALIEIKGKPDEVLPKAEELFTSEKAREEIKRLYELVELLKAYGVYDFVLIDLGIARGFDYYTSVVFEAIAPNDLGIGSIGGGGRYDNLIEVFGGKPTPATGFAIGIERLIPILESKGLIPEPKLRPDVYVVPIGKDLELRAKAIEIAQNLRKKGITADYDLMGRKLKKALDYAGRLDVPIVVLVGKKDLAEGRVTVRDMVTGEQIAVKIERVSEELSRLLRG; translated from the coding sequence ATGAGAATTGAGAAGGTCAAGGGGACGCGAGATCTTTTGCCAGAGGAGATGGCGAAGAGGAGATGGGTCTTTGAGAGGATAAGAGACGTCTTCGAGCGCTACAACTTTCACGAGATACTCACACCGACTTTCGAATACACCGCCCTCTTTCAGCTGAGGAGCGGTGAGGAGGTTGTGGAGCAGCTCTACGCCTTCGAGGACAAGGGCGGCAGGAACCTCTCACTGAGGCCTGACATGACGTCGAGCGTAGCGCGCTTATTCGTCAACCAGTTCCAGAACGCACCAAAGCCGGTGAAGTGGTACTACATCGCCAACATGTTCAGGTACGAAGAACCCCAGAGCGGCCGCTATAGGGAGTTCTGGCAGGCTGGAGTCGAGCTCATCGGTAGCGACAAGGTCGAGGCCGACGCTGAGGTCATAGCCCTCCTCGTCGAGAGCTACCTTGCGACAGGCCTCAGGGAGTTCACCGTCAACATCGGCGACCGCATTCTGCTCGACGAGTTCGCGAAGATGCTCGGCGTTAGTGATGACGTTGGTTTGATGAGGCTCATCGACAAGAAGGACAAGATGAGCAGGGAAGACTTCATAGGATCTCTGAGAGAGTTCGGTCTAAGCGACGAGGGCATCGAGAAGGTTCTGGCGCTGATAGAGATAAAAGGAAAGCCTGACGAGGTTCTCCCGAAGGCGGAGGAGCTCTTCACGAGCGAGAAGGCGAGGGAGGAAATAAAGCGCCTCTACGAGCTTGTGGAGCTCCTCAAGGCTTACGGCGTCTACGACTTCGTACTCATAGATCTCGGCATAGCCAGGGGCTTCGACTACTACACGAGCGTCGTCTTTGAGGCGATAGCGCCGAACGACCTCGGGATAGGCTCGATAGGTGGCGGCGGCCGCTACGACAACCTCATAGAGGTCTTCGGCGGAAAGCCAACTCCAGCGACGGGCTTTGCCATCGGAATAGAGCGCCTCATACCAATCCTCGAAAGCAAGGGCCTGATTCCAGAACCGAAGCTCAGGCCAGACGTCTACGTGGTTCCAATAGGCAAAGATCTTGAGCTCAGGGCGAAGGCCATCGAAATAGCTCAGAACCTGAGGAAGAAGGGCATCACGGCCGACTACGACCTCATGGGCAGGAAGCTCAAGAAGGCTCTAGACTATGCGGGAAGGCTCGACGTGCCGATAGTTGTCCTCGTTGGAAAGAAGGATCTCGCAGAGGGCAGGGTAACGGTCAGGGACATGGTCACGGGCGAGCAGATAGCCGTTAAAATTGAAAGGGTCTCGGAAGAGCTCTCGCGGCTTCTCAGGGGGTAA
- the alaS gene encoding alanine--tRNA ligase, producing MSMDMTTRMFKEEGWMRKTCKVCGKPFWTLDPDRETCGDPPCDEYEFIGKPGIPKKYTLDEMREKFLSFFEKHGHGRVKRYPILPRWRDDVLLVGASIMDFQPWVISGEADPPANPLTISQPSIRFTDIDNVGITGRHFTIFEMMAHHAFNYPGKPIYWMDETVELAFEFFTKELGMKAEDITFKENPWAGGGNAGPAFEVLYRGLEVATLVFMQYKKAPENADPSQVVEIKGDKYVPMETRVVDTGYGLERLVWMSHGTPTAYDAVLGYVVEPLKRMAGIERIDERILIENSRLAGMFDIEDMGDLKALRQEVAKRVGISMEELERSIRPYELIYAIADHTKALTFMLADGVIPSNVKAGYLARLLIRKSIRHLRELGLEVPLAEIVAMHIKELSPTYPEFKEMEDVILDIINVEEKRYFDTLRRGSDLVKREIEKLKKKGIEELPLERLILFYESHGLTPEIVAEIAEREGIKVHIPDNFYTLVAKEAEKQTKKEEKKVEIVDFELVKDLPDTRTLYYEDPFMREFEAKVLKVINDWVILDQTAFYPEGGGQPYDTGELNGVKVLDVQKVGKVILHRVERPEEFKEGMTVHGKLDWARRIQHMRHHTGTHVLMGALVRVLGKHVWQSGSQLHTDWARLDIAHYKRITEEELREIERLANRVVMENRKVTWEWLPRTEAEMKYGFRLYQGGVVPGREIRVLKIEDWDVQACGGTHLPNTGLIGPIKILRTERIQDGVERIIFAAGEAAVNWMQETERILKKASEIFRVPPEKLPETAERFFNEWKEARKEVEKLRKELAKLLVYELEGKAEKVGEIEFIGAVVEGTINDLREAANKLRKEKRVVVLISREGHFVVAVGDGIDIKAGELAKVITSVAGGGGGGKKELAQGKIKNVLKAEEAIAEVKKRLG from the coding sequence ATGAGCATGGACATGACCACGAGAATGTTCAAGGAAGAGGGGTGGATGAGGAAGACCTGTAAAGTCTGCGGAAAACCCTTCTGGACGCTCGACCCCGATAGAGAAACCTGCGGAGACCCGCCGTGCGACGAGTATGAGTTCATCGGAAAGCCGGGTATTCCGAAGAAGTACACCCTCGACGAGATGCGCGAAAAGTTCCTGAGCTTCTTCGAGAAGCACGGTCACGGCAGGGTGAAGCGCTATCCCATTCTGCCGAGATGGAGAGACGACGTTCTCCTCGTTGGTGCTTCAATTATGGACTTCCAGCCCTGGGTCATAAGCGGTGAAGCCGATCCTCCAGCCAATCCGCTCACCATCTCACAGCCCTCAATAAGGTTTACGGACATAGACAACGTCGGAATAACCGGCAGGCACTTCACGATATTCGAAATGATGGCTCACCACGCATTCAACTATCCCGGCAAGCCGATATACTGGATGGACGAGACTGTTGAGCTGGCCTTTGAGTTCTTCACCAAGGAGCTCGGCATGAAGGCCGAGGACATAACCTTCAAGGAGAACCCGTGGGCTGGCGGTGGAAACGCCGGACCGGCTTTCGAGGTCCTCTACCGCGGTCTTGAGGTTGCTACCCTCGTGTTCATGCAGTACAAGAAGGCCCCAGAGAACGCGGATCCGAGCCAGGTGGTCGAGATAAAGGGCGACAAGTACGTCCCCATGGAGACGAGAGTAGTTGATACCGGCTACGGCCTCGAGCGCTTAGTCTGGATGAGTCACGGTACTCCTACAGCTTATGACGCTGTCCTCGGTTACGTCGTCGAGCCTCTCAAGAGGATGGCGGGGATAGAGAGGATAGACGAGAGAATCCTGATAGAGAACTCCCGTTTAGCCGGAATGTTCGACATCGAGGATATGGGCGACCTCAAGGCCCTTCGTCAAGAGGTTGCCAAGCGCGTTGGAATAAGCATGGAAGAGCTCGAGAGATCGATAAGGCCCTACGAGCTCATCTACGCCATAGCTGATCACACTAAGGCCCTTACCTTCATGCTGGCGGATGGAGTTATTCCCTCGAACGTCAAGGCCGGCTATTTGGCCAGACTCCTCATAAGGAAGAGCATAAGGCACCTCCGCGAGCTCGGTCTGGAGGTTCCGCTGGCGGAGATAGTCGCGATGCACATAAAGGAGCTCTCCCCGACCTACCCTGAGTTCAAGGAGATGGAGGACGTCATCCTCGACATCATAAACGTCGAGGAGAAGCGCTACTTCGATACCCTCAGGCGCGGAAGCGACCTCGTGAAGAGGGAGATAGAGAAGCTCAAGAAAAAGGGAATAGAGGAGCTCCCGCTGGAGAGGCTCATACTGTTCTACGAAAGCCACGGGCTTACGCCAGAGATAGTCGCCGAGATAGCCGAAAGAGAAGGCATCAAGGTTCACATTCCGGACAACTTCTACACCCTCGTCGCCAAAGAGGCCGAGAAGCAGACTAAGAAAGAGGAGAAGAAGGTCGAGATAGTCGACTTCGAGCTCGTTAAGGACCTCCCGGATACGAGGACGCTCTACTACGAGGACCCCTTCATGAGGGAGTTCGAGGCGAAGGTTCTGAAGGTCATCAACGATTGGGTCATTTTGGACCAGACGGCATTCTACCCGGAGGGCGGTGGACAGCCCTACGATACGGGTGAGCTCAATGGCGTTAAGGTTCTTGATGTCCAGAAGGTCGGCAAGGTAATCCTTCACCGCGTTGAGAGGCCTGAGGAGTTCAAGGAGGGCATGACTGTCCACGGAAAGCTCGACTGGGCTAGGAGGATACAGCACATGCGCCACCACACTGGTACCCACGTTCTCATGGGCGCCCTCGTTAGAGTTCTCGGAAAGCACGTCTGGCAGAGCGGAAGCCAGCTCCACACTGATTGGGCCCGCTTGGACATAGCCCACTACAAGCGCATAACGGAGGAGGAGCTCAGGGAGATAGAGCGCCTCGCCAACAGAGTGGTCATGGAGAACAGGAAGGTCACCTGGGAGTGGCTCCCGAGGACCGAGGCCGAGATGAAGTACGGCTTCAGGCTCTATCAGGGCGGTGTCGTTCCTGGACGGGAAATCAGGGTGCTCAAAATAGAGGACTGGGACGTCCAGGCCTGTGGTGGTACGCACCTACCGAACACCGGCTTGATAGGCCCGATTAAGATACTCCGCACTGAGAGGATACAGGATGGTGTTGAGAGAATAATCTTCGCCGCGGGAGAGGCCGCCGTAAACTGGATGCAGGAGACTGAGAGGATACTCAAGAAGGCCAGTGAGATCTTCCGCGTTCCACCGGAGAAGCTGCCAGAGACTGCGGAGAGGTTCTTCAACGAGTGGAAGGAGGCAAGGAAGGAAGTCGAGAAGCTCAGGAAGGAGCTGGCCAAGCTCCTCGTTTACGAGCTCGAAGGAAAGGCCGAGAAGGTTGGAGAAATTGAGTTCATCGGGGCAGTTGTTGAAGGAACCATCAACGACCTGAGGGAGGCAGCGAACAAGCTCCGCAAAGAAAAGCGCGTCGTGGTTCTGATAAGCAGGGAGGGCCACTTCGTGGTTGCCGTAGGGGATGGCATCGACATCAAAGCTGGAGAGCTGGCGAAGGTGATTACCTCCGTAGCCGGCGGCGGCGGTGGAGGAAAGAAGGAGCTCGCTCAAGGCAAGATAAAGAACGTCCTTAAGGCAGAAGAGGCCATAGCCGAGGTGAAGAAGCGCCTCGGCTGA
- a CDS encoding Nif3-like dinuclear metal center hexameric protein: MVARDEIVAFLNEYLNINAFPDKSKNGLQVEGKEEVERIAFTVDTTLRTIERAAKARADMMIVHHGIVWGGIDYVTGITYHRLKALFDAGMNLYVAHVPLDAHPEVGNNVQLLKLLELEPKEPLGEYGGVSIGYIGEFDEPKPIEEVAQVLAEKLDTTVKTYEFGAREIRRVGAITGAGGFALEEAKRKNLDLFVLGEFTHANYLTAMDLGISVAVAGHYKTETLGVKALMPILREKFGVEVFFIDEPTGL; encoded by the coding sequence ATGGTCGCGCGAGACGAGATAGTCGCATTTCTCAACGAATACCTCAACATTAACGCCTTCCCGGACAAGTCAAAGAACGGTCTCCAGGTGGAGGGAAAGGAGGAAGTTGAGAGGATAGCCTTCACCGTCGACACGACGCTCAGGACGATAGAGAGGGCTGCCAAAGCCAGAGCCGACATGATGATAGTCCACCATGGTATCGTGTGGGGAGGAATAGACTATGTTACCGGAATCACCTACCACAGGCTTAAGGCGCTCTTCGATGCTGGCATGAACCTCTACGTCGCCCACGTGCCTTTAGATGCCCATCCAGAGGTCGGAAACAACGTCCAGCTCCTCAAACTTCTCGAACTTGAACCGAAGGAGCCCCTCGGGGAATACGGCGGCGTTTCAATAGGATACATTGGCGAGTTCGACGAGCCAAAGCCGATAGAGGAAGTGGCACAGGTTCTCGCAGAGAAGCTGGACACGACAGTTAAGACCTACGAGTTCGGGGCGAGGGAGATAAGGCGCGTCGGGGCAATAACAGGAGCCGGCGGCTTTGCACTGGAGGAAGCAAAGAGGAAAAACCTCGACCTATTCGTTCTCGGAGAGTTTACACACGCCAACTATTTGACGGCGATGGACTTAGGGATAAGCGTCGCGGTTGCTGGCCACTACAAGACCGAGACGCTTGGCGTTAAGGCTCTCATGCCAATTCTCCGTGAAAAATTTGGCGTCGAAGTTTTCTTCATAGACGAGCCTACTGGTCTCTGA